A stretch of the Medicago truncatula cultivar Jemalong A17 chromosome 5, MtrunA17r5.0-ANR, whole genome shotgun sequence genome encodes the following:
- the LOC11433667 gene encoding uncharacterized protein → MLYSSSTFHCIDKYELGVSNAWNATKLFINPEFLEVLEFKQGLPLDHPTFTQSQQLSLSSQFASPSSSSMTQYSSIERFIGSAVVLPLKEIMQLTETTVCVTVVKINQVKPSKNGWYYKACTKCNRVAKGDTLPLLCDQKHETNAINLRFKLEVEVEYNEVATKFFLWDRECNELLGTTAADLQRVMAEAGVTNPLEYQHTWTNWKTESLFVKLNGSQLGTAVRFKQSRKMKV, encoded by the exons ATGCTTTATTCTTCATCTACTTTTCATTGTATAGATAAATATGAACTCGGGGTCTCTAATGCATGGAATGCTACCAAGCTGTTTATCAATCCTGAATTCCTCGAGGTCCTTGAATTCAAACAAGG GTTGCCTCTTGATCACCCAACATTCACACAGAGTCAGCAACTAAGTCTCTCTTCTCAATTTGCAAGCCCTTCTTCATCAAGTATGACGCAGTACTCATCTATTGAAAGGTTCATTGGTAGTGCTGTTGTTCTACCACTGAAAGAGATTATGCAACTGACTGAG ACAACTGTGTGTGTGACTGTTGTGAAGATCAATCAAGTGAAACCATCCAAGAATGGGTGGTACTACAAAGCATGCACCAAGTGCAACAGAGTTGCAAAGGGTGATACTTTACCACTGTTGTGTGACCAAAAACACGAGACCAATGCTATCAATCTAAG GTTTAAGTTGGAAGTGGAAGTCGAATATAATGAAGTTGCAACTAAATTTTTCCTATGGGATCGTGAGTGCAATGAATTGCTTGGAACTACAGCTGCTGATCTTCAAAGGGTCATGGCTGAG GCTGGTGTCACAAATCCTCTGGAATACCAACACACTTGGACCAATTGGAAAACAGAGAGTTTATTTGTAAAGTTAAATGGCAGCCAACTTGGGACAGCTGTTCGGTTCAAGCAATCAAGGAAGATGAAGGTTTAA